In Thermotoga sp. KOL6, the DNA window TTTCCGGAGATCATCAAAAGGTAGAACTTTGGAGGAGGAAAGAGAGCATCAAAAAAACCATCATGAAACGGCCTGATCTGTTTTTGAAAAAGGAATTGGACGAGCTCGACAAACTGGCTATAATAGAATTGTTCAAGGAGCTGATGAAAGGGTGCTAGATAAGATTTATGTAGCCTTGATTCATTATCCAATAAAAGGAAAAGATGGCAGCATAATATCAACAGCGGTCACCAACCTTGATGTTCACGATATCGCTCGAACAGCGCGTACTTACAATTTAAAGGGATATTACGTGGTCACCAATCTTAAAGCACAACGAGATATGGTAGAAAAGATGCTCAAATTCTGGAGAGAAGGTTTTGGGAGTCAATACAATCCTTCACGAGCAGAATCCCTTAAACTAGTCAGATTGAAACCCTATTTAGAAGATGTGTTAGAAGATATAGAAAACATCGAAAAAGAAAGGCCTTTGATACTCTTTACCTCCGCAAAGAAACGTGAAAACAGTGTATCATTCGAAGAGGCCAAGAAGATTATTCTGGAAACGGAGAAACCTGTTCTCATACTCCTCGGAACAGGTTGGGGATTACCCGACGAAATTCTGGTGATTTCCGACTATGTGATAGAACCCATAAGGGGAAAGTCAGATTTCAATCACCTGTCCGTCAGGGCAGCAGCGGCTATAATAATTGATCGACTGATAGGAGAAAATTATACGAGGAGGGATTAAGGAATGAGTATGGATCATATCGTAAGGATCATCGAAAAGAAATACGAAAAGAAAGAAGTTCCAGATTTCAGACCTGGTGATACAGTGAGAGTTCACGTAAAAGTGGTTGAAGGTGACAGAGAGAGGATACAGGTTTTCGAAGGGATAGTGATCGCCAAGAGAGGTTCTGGAATAAACAAGACGTTCACTGTGAGAAGAATCGGAAGCCACGGCGTCGGTGTGGAAAGAATATTCCCAATACATTCACCCGTTGTCGAAAAGATAGAAGTTGTGAGAAAGGGTAAAGTGAGAAGAGCAAAACTTTACTATCTCAGAAATGTGAGGGGCAAAATCAGGATCAAGGAGCGCAGAGATTAATGAATCTGAAAAAAGAATCCATAGAATGGATCAAGGCGTTGCTTTACGCCTTGGTAGCCGCAACTATTGTGAGGTTGTACATATTTGAAACCATGTTGGTGCCCACAGGATCAATGATTCCCACAATACAGATCGGTGATCGGTTGTTTGTAGAAAAAATCACCTACACTGTTCGAGAACCCGAAATCGGAGAAATTGTTGTATTTTGGTCTCCCTTTGTAGATGAAAGAGCGAGTAAAATGCTTCGCCTTTTTGACAGGTTTATGGATCTTTTTTCACCTGCTAAATTCAGAGGTCATGTTAAATATGTGAAACGCCTTGTTGGAAAAAGTGGAGATGTTCTGGAGATAAAGAATGGCAAATTGTATGTCAACGGGAAAATTCCAGAAACTTTGAAAAATCTGCATTACACTCCTGAGGGAATTTTCAAGTACGAAGATTTTTATGAATGGCTTTACACCGCGAGCAAACTGAGAAAAGACAAAGAATCTTATAGGAAGTACATCTACTCTCTTGCCGAAAAGTACGGTAGAACAGTAGCTGTTTTGGTTTTCTCTCTTATCGGGGAGGAAGGGTTGAAATATGGGGAATACTTCCTCCCCGGTTTACTGAATTACTTCGATCCTTCGATGGTGTACTACGATGAAGAGACAAAATCTTACTATATTCCCGGTATGATCTATCACACGTTTTATGAAGAATACTACGCTAGTTTGGATCTGAAAAGATATATCGAAAGGACAGAGGATGGAACGATAAGGATAAAGGTCCCGGAGGGTTTTTACTTTTTGATGGGGGACAATACAACCGAGAGTCTCGATTGCAGATATTTTGGATTCGTACCAAAAGACCATATCATCGGTTGGCCGATTCTGAGAATATGGCCCTTTGAAAGATTCGGTCCAATTCAACAGCGTTATTGAGAATAAACTTTATCGAAAAAGCAATAAACGATTCCTTCACGTGTAGCAACCACTACCCTTTCTTCTCCTAATGCGGGAGCAGAGTTTGTTTCCCCCACTCGTTCCTCCCATCTCTTTTGACCATCGAAGGTGTAAGAGTAGAGAATACCATTTGAAACAAAGAAAAGATATCCCTCTTTCGAAACGACTACGGGTGAGGGTGATACAGCAGAAATGATTTTATTCACTCCCCCTTGTAAGTCCACAATGTAGACACCTTCTTCAGTGTTCATCACCAAATGTTTCCCATGTGCGAAAAGCTCGGTATTCAGTGTCAAAGGAAATTTCTCTTTCCAAATTACTCCTCCAGTTGATCTGTCCACACAGAACAACCATCCAGAGTTGCTCCCGACAAACACATAATCTTCTATAACTACAGGTCTGGTAGTGAGGAGATATCCAATGTCCGTTTTCCACCTCACAGTCCCGTTGGGATAGAGGGAGTAGAGGCTTCTAGATGTTCCAAAATAAACAGTACCTCTATCATCCACAGCTATGCCTGTAGAAATCCAATCATCATCTTTGAACTGCCAAAGTATGTTCGATTCGTGATCTATTAAATATGCTTCCCCTCCATCGGTTGATACGTAAACTCCCTGGGAATTCACCTCAAAAGATTTCGAAACGTCCGCATCTAACCTCACTTTCCATAAAAGATGCCCGCTTAAGGACAAAGCATACAAATGATCGTCCCAGCTCGTGACATACACTCGTCCCATAAAAACTCTCGGTGGAGCGGTTATTACAAATCCCGTTTTGTAACTCCATAGCTTCTTTCCACTGATCGACAAAACGTGAACAAGTCCCTCAACATCTGCCAAAACAATAAAGCCATCTCCTACAGTGACTGGGGCTCTTACTTCAGAATCCAGATCTATTTTCCAAAGCAGTTCCCCTGGTACAGTTAATTTACTTGAAGGGGCTGAGACTAAGAAAATCTTCCGAGCGACTCCGAGTTTTTTCATCAATAAAGAGACATCCACCCTATAAAGCGTGGTACCCGCTGTAAAGAAGAGAGAATCGTCTGTTTTCACAATGGAGGAAACCATACTTGACAAGGTGTATTCTTTCACGACCTTCAGAGAATTTAACTTGATAGTACTCATAACCAAGATCTTATTTCTAGAAAAAACGAAAAGGAAATCTCCAAGCCATTCAACCTCTCTTAACTCTTCAATATCTGTAAAATAAACCACCTTTGGAGTTAACGGGTTTTCTAAATCAACAATAAACAGAGTGCCTCCTTTTGTTATTCCAGAGAGTGATTTTTTTCCTTTGTTCACAGAGATTCCAATAATATCGGAATTAGATTCTATCTTCCAATATTCCTCATCATTCCTGATAAGGGAAATGTATCTTCCATGGCTCACTATCCAATAATCCTCGAATCTTTCCACATCAGTGGGATCTTCTTGTAGATCGATCGTTTCATAGTCGAATGTGATTGGATCTACTATCAAGACCTTTTTCTTTGAAAGGACAACCAATTTTTCATCTTCCCACTTCAGATTCTCCGCCCGTATTTTCAGTTCACGGTCGATTTTTTTTCTTTTCAAGTCGTACTCTACAATTCCTGTAGTTGTTACAAAGTAAGCTTTATCAGAAAGCACCACCCCTTTCATCGGTGTGAAGGGAAGAACAAGATCAAGGGTACTTTTCAGAGACTCCCCTTCGATCTCAACAACCGACACGAAATTTTCCTCAACCGTCATCAACTGAACGGCGAGGGAAAAAGATATCAAGAAAATCAAAACAAGAATGATCATTCCCTTTCGCACAACTTTCAGCTCCCATTCGTGGTGTTCTGATGCTATTATAGAATAAACGGGACAACAAAAAAACAGCATAGGACGAGGTGAAGAAGATGAAACGTGTGGCCGCAGTTATCGAGTACGACGGAAGCAATTTCTTTGGCTTCCAAGGACAACCCGATGTTAGGACCGTACAGGGTATTATAGAGGATGCCTTAGAAAGGATCTTCAAACAGAGAGTCTATACACAAGCAGCAGGAAGAACGGACGCTGGTGTTCATGCAAACGGCCAATTGATCGCTTTCAATTGTCCCAATGACAGAATGAGTACCGAAGATATCAAGAATGCTATGAATGCCAATCTTCCGGATGATGTGTACGTTAAGAAAGTTTTCGAAGTTCCAAAAAATTTTCATCCTCGCTTCGATGTTACAAAGAGGATCTACCATTATTTCATAGATACTTCCAAAGAGAGGAACGTCTTTTCCAGAAAATACGTCTGGTGGTTTCCCTACGAATTGGATTTGAACGCGATGAGAAAAGCCGCGAAGTATTTGGAAGGAACACACGACTTTACCTCTTTCAAAACCGGGAGTGATGAGAGAGATCCGGTGAGAACTATATATAGAATAAGAATTTTGAAACTCAAAAGGAACATCGTACTTATCAGAGTTGAGGGAAGGTCTTTCTTGAGAAGAATGGTTCGAAACATAGTCGCAGCACTGGTTAAGGTAGGGCTAGGTCATTGGAAACCTGAGAAAATGAAGGAGGTGCTCGAAGCACGAGACAGAAGTGCAGCAGCAGGTACCGCACCTGCACATGGTTTGTACTTCTACAAAGTGTTGTTCTGATGTTTGCATTTAACTACAAAATAGAAGAAAATGGGATTCTGTATTTTCTTGGTGACTCCACACCCACAACCTTGGAACTCGAGATCGTTCAGGAATGGAAAAAATTACCAGTGGTTACTCTTGTGTACGACGGGCCCGTAGAATACAAAGGGATCGTCGAGGATCTCTTATCACAGGAAGGTATTCTGACTGGTACAGGAACCCCCCTTATTGTGAAAATCCGTACCAAAGATGAATATGTAGCCTTTCAGATTGTTTTCGAAGACAAATCGATTGATAATTTTGAAAATTTAACAACCAAAGATTTGTTTCCAGAACAGTTCAGAAAGACTGTGAGAGAAGTTTTTCCGTCGATACAGATTCCATCGGAATTTTTCCTCATCGAGTATAAAGACGGTGTCTTCGAGAAAAAAATAGCTTATACAAAAGACTATGAGAAAAAATCTCCGGTGATCTTTCTTCCTCTTTGGAGCGAGGAACATATTCTAGAGATAGGAGATTACAGAAAAGTCGTGAAGGAAGGATTTTACCAGATAGGAGGAAAGACGGTGTATGTGGGAAGAGACATATCTATGGAAAATGTTCCCGGACTCTATAGAAACGTTGAAATGGTCTTTCTAGACGGTGAAAGAGAGTATCTCTACAAAGATGGATTCCTCAGGTTAGGAGAGAAAGTTTTGAAGATAGAAGAACCGGTGGATATCGTCAATGGAGTTGTAATAACCAGGCATAGGATAGGTTATAGAAAAATTGAAGACACCATTATCTTCAGATGGAACGATTTTGTGCTCACCGCATCGGGATCTTTGATGGGGATAAACGGAAGGTGGACTTGGAAAGTTTCAAAGACACCTGTAGAGTATTCGATTTTTGGAAGCATGCTCTACATATTGGATGTGTGTGGTTTCTTAAGGAAATACGATATCAAAACAAGACAACTTGTTTGGGAGAAAAAGATAGAAGGTGCATGGGGAGTCGATGCAACCGAAGACAAAGTATTCGTTGGTTCGGAAAACACGGTAATGATTTTGAACGCACAAGACGGAGAAACGATCGAAATATTGGAAGCCGATGACTTCGCTGTATGGAACGGAAAATTACTCGTTTACAAAAACGGTATTCTCAATGGAGAAAAAATAGAGGGATTCTTTATAAGGAACTTCGGAACTCCTCTCTTTGTTTCGAAAGATAAGATTATAATGTTCGGGGACGAAAAGAAAGTTTATGAAAATGCAGAAAAAATACGTGTCTTTCAATGGGGAACCGTTATAAAAGCGGGGGATAAGTTATGGCTGATAAAAAGAGATTAGATCAGATAGTTTTAGAAAAAGGCCTTGTTGAAAGTAGAGAAAAAGCAAAAGCCCTGATCTTGGCTGGCAAAGTTTTAGTGAACGGTGAAAGAGTAACGAAAGCGAGTAAAATCTTCTCGGAAGATGTTCACGTCGAACTTGTAGAGGAACAAAAATATGTGAGCAGAGGTGGATACAAACTTGAATCTGCTTTCGAAAGTTTCAAAATAGACGTTTCCGGGAAAGTGGCTTGTGATATAGGAGCATCGACGGGTGGTTTCACAGATTTTCTTCTGAAAAACGGTGTAAAAAAGGTATATGCCGTGGATGTGGGATATGGTCAACTCCATTGGAAACTTCGAAATGATCCAAGAGTAGTGGTGATGGAAAAAGTAAACGCTCGATACTTGAAGAAAGAAGATTTAGGAGAAGCGGTCGATTTGGTAACCTGTGATGTTTCCTTCATTTCTATAAAGAAGATCCTTCCCGCTATCTACGATATATTGAAAGAAAGTGGTGAGGCGATTTTGTTGGTAAAACCCCAATTCGAAGCTCCGAGAAAATTCGTCAAGAAAGGCATCGTGAGAGATCCGAAAGTTCACGAAAAAGTCTTGGAAGATGTGCAAAAAAGCTTAATGGAAAATGGGTTCTCAGTTAAAGGATGTTGCTTTTCCAAACTAAAAGGAGCAGAGGGAAACATAGAGTACTTTTTCTGGGTTCGTAAGGATGGAGAACAAAGCGATATAGATCTTCAGAAAGTTGTGAAAGAGGCGTGGGAATTTTTTGGGGAGATGAAAAGATGAAATATGTAACAACGCTACTTTTGTTTGTGGTCGCCATTGCTCTTTCTGTACCCGTTCTTCCAGATTACGACTACCTTATCCGGCTTGAGAACACTGAGGAATTCTATTCAAAAATAAAAGAACTCCCTCTTTTCGAGTTTTTATTGTCTGGAGAAAGAGTGGGATTTGAACAGACGATTCGAAGATGGGTTGAAACTCGCTTGGAAGATCCAAGTGTTTTCTACCGAGGACTGTCGAAGGAAATTGTGATTTCAGGAAAAGGTGATGTAAAAGATCTACTCAGTTTTGACGTCAATTCACTTCTTTCTACACCGGAAAAGCTCACTAATGGCTTCATAGCTTTCAGAACAGATTCTCCACAAAAATTCGTAGAATCCCTTGCAAAAATAAAGGCTTCAGAATATTACGAAAAAAATGGCGTTTTCGTTATTGAAGGTGCCACACATCTGTTTTCGAAAGTGATGGGAGAATACGTTTTAGTTTCACCCAACCGAAAGATCTTAGAGGAAGTCCAAGATCAGAAAATGGATCTGGCGAAAGCACCTGTTGCGATTCACGTGAGAGATTTAAATTTGTTTGGAAAGATTGGTGAGGCGACGCTGAAAGCGGAAATGAAACCGTCCCATCTCACAATAGAAGTTTCTCAAAAAGCTCCTCCGTTTTCGGTTTCGAAAAAAGAGGACATGGGGCAACTTCCTTACTTGGGAGATTTGTTCGCATTTACAAGTAGTCACGAAATACTGAAAATCATTCTGAATCAAATTTTCAAAAATGATGACGTTGAAGAGTTTTACCATGAATTTTTCTCAAACGGAGAGAGTGTTACTTTCCTGACCACTCTCTACGAAACACCCAAATTTGTATTTCTCATAGGAAACAAAACGCTGAAAGGAGTGGAATCCTTTCTCATCAGCAGGGGTGCAGAAAGAGTAGGAGACGAATGGCAGCTTCCGGTTAGAAACACAGTTTTACACTTTTTCGAGTACAAAGATAAACTCGTGGTATCTTCTATGAAAAGAGCGGAATACGTTCAAGCAGTGAACAGAAGAAGACTCGAGAATCATCCAACTTTCGCTTTTCTTGAAAAAGAATCACCCGAAGAGGTGTTTTTGGAAATGTTCCTCGATTTGAATTCTTTCATCAACAAGATTCTTGGATTCTCTCCAAAATCCAGTCTTCTCTTGATAGGATATATCGAGAACGGGCTAATAAAGTACAGATTGGAGGTAATGTGATATGTCTTTGTTCTTGTTTGACAAAAACAAAAGAATTTTAAAGAAATACTCAAAAATGGTGGAGAAGATAAACCACCTAGACGAAAGTATGCGATCTAAGAGTAACGAAGAATTGATTGCCCTCTCCAAGGAACTGAAGGAGAAAATAAATTCGCTCGAAGATGCCGACAAGAACCTTCTCGAAGCATTTGCTTTGGTGAGAGAGGTGGCTCGAAGGACTGTCGGCATGAGGCCTTTCGATGTACAAGTAATGGGAGGAATAGCCCTTCATGAAGGAAAAGTAGCAGAAATGAAAACAGGCGAAGGAAAAACTCTCGCCGCCACCATGCCCATTTATTTGAACGCTCTGATTGGTAAGGGAGTTCACTTGGTCACAGTAAACGATTACTTAGCGAGGAGAGACGCTCTTTGGATGGGGCCTATTTACCTCTTTCTTGGTCTCAGAGTGGGCGTTATAAATTCTCTAGGAAAATCTTACGAAGTTGTGTGGAAGAATCCTGATTTGGCTGAAAAGGCCATAAAAGAGAACTGGAGTGTCTGGCCAGAAAATTTCAACGGAGAGGTTTTGGACGATGAACACAAGAATATAGAGGCTACAGAGGCTTTCCAAGTAGAGCTCAAAGAAATTACGAGAAAAGAAGCCTATCTGTGTGATGTTACCTATGGAACGAACAATGAGTTCGGTTTCGATTACTTAAGAGACAATCTCGTTCTGGATTACAACGATAAAGTACAAAGAGGTCATTTCTATGCTATTGTGGATGAGGCAGACAGTGTCCTCATAGATGAGGCAAGAACTCCCTTAATTATTTCAGGTCCCTCCAAGGAGAGTCCCTCCACCTATAGGAAGTTCGCTCAAATTGCTAAAAAATTTGTTAAAGACAAAGATTTCACAGTTGACGAAAAGGCGAGGACCATAATCCTAACTGAAGAGGGTATAGCTAAGGCCGAGAGGATCATAGGGGTAGATAACCTCTACGAGCCCGGGAACGTTTCTTTACTTTATCACCTTATAAATGCCTTGAAGGCTTTGCATCTTTTCAAAAAGGATGTCGATTACGTTGTTATGAATGGAGAAGTCATCATCGTTGATGAGTTCACGGGAAGACTCTTGCCAGGAAGACGTTACAGTGGAGGACTTCATCAAGCTATAGAAGCAAAAGAAGGGGTTCCTATAAAGGAAGAATCGATCACATATGCGACCATTACTTTCCAAAATTACTTTAGAATGTACGAAAAGCTGGCTGGTATGACAGGAACAGCCAAAACAGAAGAAAACGAATTCGTGCAGGTTTATGGTATGGAAGTTGTAGTTATCCCCACCCATAAACCCATGATAAGAAAAGATCACGACGATCTAGTTTTCAGGACCCAAAGGGAAAAGTACGAAAAAATCGTGGAGGAAATTGAAAAACGCTACAAGAAGGGACAGCCCGTTCTCGTGGGCACAACCTCCATCGAAAAAAGTGAGCTCCTCAGTTCTATGTTGAAAAAGAAGGGAATCCCTCACCAAGTCTTGAACGCTAAGCATCATGAAAAAGAGGCAGAAATCGTTGCCAAAGCGGGCCAAAAAGGAATGGTAACCATCGCAACCAATATGGCAGGTAGAGGAACAGACATAAAGCTTGGACCGGGTGTCGCAGAGTTGGGAGGTCTTTGTGTCATCGGTACTGAAAGACACGAGAGTAGAAGAATAGACAATCAACTTAGAGGAAGATCCGGCAGGCAGGGAGATCCAGGAGAATCCATCTTTTTCCTCTCCTTGGAGGACGATCTTCTGAGAATATTCGGGGGAGAACAGATCGGAAAAGTGATGAACATTTTGAAAATAGAAGAAGGGCAACCTATTCAACATCCTATGCTCTCAAAACTCATCGAAAACATACAGAAAAAGGTTGAAGGAATCAATTTCTCAATTCGGAAAACTCTCATGGAAATGGATGAGGTTCTCGACAAGCAAAGAAGCGCAATATATTCCCTCCGTGACCAAATTCTCCTCGAGGAAGATTACGATGAGTATTTGAGACAAATATTTGAAGACGTAGTGAGTACAAGGGTTGAGGAGTTTTGTTCAGGCAAAAATTGGGATTTAGAGGGTTTGAAAAATTCACTCTCTTTCTTTCCAAAAGGTTTGCTCGATTTCGAAGGGAAACGATTCACATCCTCAGAAGAAGTTTACGATTATCTCTTGAACAGAATGTGGGACGAATATCAAAGAAAGAAGCACGAGATAGGTGAAGAATACAAAAGAGTGATCAAATTTCTCATGCTTCGAATCATTGACGAACATTGGAGAAGGTACTTGGAAGAGGTAGAACACGTTAAAGAGGCAGTACAACTCAGATCGTACGGTCAAAAAGACCCGATCGTTGAGTTCAAAAAGGAAACGTACTTCATGTTTGACGAAATGATGAGGAGGATAAACGATACGATTGCAAACTACGTTTTGAGAGTGGTCAAGGTTTCAGAAAAAGATGAGAAAGAAGCAAAAGAAGAGCTTGGTAAAATAAGACTTGTACACGAAGAATTCAATCTCGTGAATAGAGCCATGAGAAGAGCTTACGAAAAGAAGAAAAAAAGTGGGACTCACGGCCTTGGTAAAATAAGAGTGAAGAGGTGATGAATCATGATCAGTTTTGAAACAAAGACGAAAATAGAAGAATTGGAAAAGAAGTACAAAGATGTTTTGTCGATTATCAATGAAAAAGAAATCGAAGAAGAGTTAAAAAGCATTGAAAAGAAGCTTTCGGATCCCTCTGTCTGGGACGACCAAGTGAAAGCCCGTGAGTACACTCAAAAATTGAAAAGGTTGAAAAACATATCCGAAGATTTGAAGAAAGTAAGATCTCTTTTCGAAGATCTCGAAGTCGCAATAGAGCTCTCAGAAGAAGATGCAGATATGGTACAACAGGTGGAGGAGATTGTCCACGAATTGGAACATGCCGTAAAAAAGTTGGAGCTAGAAATCATCTTGAATGGCAAATACGATCCAAATAATGCTTATCTTTCGGTCCATCCAGGAGCGGGTGGTACAGAATCGCAAGATTGGGCACAGATGCTCCTCAGAATGTATATGAGATGGGCAGAAAGGAAAGGATTCAGTGTAGAGATCGTGGAATACCAGCCCGGTGAAGAAGCAGGTATAAAGGACGCCACAATATTGATAAAAGGTGATTATGCGTATGGATATCTGAAACACGAGTCTGGGGTTCACAGATTGGTCAGAATCTCTCCTTTCGATGCGGCAAGAAGGAGGCACACTTCCTTTGCCTCTGTGAACGTGGTACCGGAAATAGAAGACGATGTAGACATAGACATAAGGCCCGAGGATCTAAAAATAGAAACTTTCAGAGCTTCTGGTCATGGTGGACAGCATGTGAACAAAACGGAGTCTGCTGTGAGGATCACTCACATACCAACGGGAATAGTAGTTACTTGTCAAAATGAAAGATCTCAACATCAGAACAAACAAACCGCTTTGAAAATCTTGAAGGCGAGGTTGTATCAACTGGAGATGGAGAAAAAAAGAAAGGAGATCCAGGAAATACAAGGAGAATTGAAAGACATCTCTTGGGGAAACCAGATCAGGTCCTATATTCTCCATCCGTACACTCTAGTCAAAGATCACAGAACTGGAGTGGAAACGTCGAATGTCGATGCGGTGATGGACGGAGATATCGATCTTTTCATAGAGGCAGAGCTGGTCTATTTTGCACAGAAGTCAACTTAATCCGTATTTTTTCATTTTATATGAAAGCGTTTTGTAGTTCATTTTCAAAATTTCACACGCCTTTTTACGGTTGCCCTCACTCTCTTCGAGGGCTTTTTCTATCATCTTTTTTTCTACGAACTCAACTACAGACTCAACGAACCGTTTCAAATCGATTCCCTTCGTTCCACTCATATCCTTCACAATAGCTTTCATCTGCTCTGCGGGTTCTTTCAGTGTAAAAATTTCGTACACTTTTTCTATAAACTCCTGTGTGTTACCTGGCCAATGGTAATCAGTCAAAGCTTTTATCAGATCATCATCAACCTTTATGGTTCTCCCTTGAAGTTGTAACGATCGAAGAATACCATCCAACATATACGGTATATCCACTTTTCTTTCTCTCAATGGTGGTATTACGACGAAAGGAACTTCTCTTTCTGGAAAAGAATCCATCCCCAGTATCACTTTCTCACCGGAGAACCTCGGTGGAACAAAATCCGATGGGGCATCGTCGATGAAGAGTGTCCGAGAGTTTATGTTCACTGGAAGATCCTCATGGTATGTCAGAGAAACGTAATTTCCTCCTGTTACAAAATCCACATAAGCATGTCTGTGGATTCCCCGTTCAGATACAAGCGCAAACACAGAATAGGAATTGTAGAACTTCTGAATCTTGAAAAGTGTTGATTTGATCTTCGCGCCTTGAAGCTCTGGAGTGTAGAGAAGTAAATTGAACTTTGCTCGCAAGGATTCATTCTCTTTCTTAACTGCGACGTAGTTCAAAGCCAAATATAACTCGTTCAGACTCTTTACAAACAGTGTATCTTCAATTTCGAGAATCCTGTCGCCGAAAATCACATCCCACTTTTCAGCGAGAACTTTGTCTCTGTAATCTTCTCCTTCGTACAGATCCCAATCCACATCGTGAGATATTCTTGTTATCATATCTTTGAAGACATTAACGATGTCTTTCCTCACAAGCACTCTAAGCACTTTATCATCCCCACATGATCATTTGATTCTGTACTAAATCTTACAGAAAGGAGGACCATCTAAATGAAACTAGAAAGGCTGGAAGACGATCTACTCTATCCTGATTATACCGGAAATTCTATCGTCAATTTCTCAAACACGATCTTG includes these proteins:
- a CDS encoding RNA methyltransferase; amino-acid sequence: MLDKIYVALIHYPIKGKDGSIISTAVTNLDVHDIARTARTYNLKGYYVVTNLKAQRDMVEKMLKFWREGFGSQYNPSRAESLKLVRLKPYLEDVLEDIENIEKERPLILFTSAKKRENSVSFEEAKKIILETEKPVLILLGTGWGLPDEILVISDYVIEPIRGKSDFNHLSVRAAAAIIIDRLIGENYTRRD
- the rplS gene encoding 50S ribosomal protein L19; protein product: MDHIVRIIEKKYEKKEVPDFRPGDTVRVHVKVVEGDRERIQVFEGIVIAKRGSGINKTFTVRRIGSHGVGVERIFPIHSPVVEKIEVVRKGKVRRAKLYYLRNVRGKIRIKERRD
- the lepB gene encoding signal peptidase I, with product MNLKKESIEWIKALLYALVAATIVRLYIFETMLVPTGSMIPTIQIGDRLFVEKITYTVREPEIGEIVVFWSPFVDERASKMLRLFDRFMDLFSPAKFRGHVKYVKRLVGKSGDVLEIKNGKLYVNGKIPETLKNLHYTPEGIFKYEDFYEWLYTASKLRKDKESYRKYIYSLAEKYGRTVAVLVFSLIGEEGLKYGEYFLPGLLNYFDPSMVYYDEETKSYYIPGMIYHTFYEEYYASLDLKRYIERTEDGTIRIKVPEGFYFLMGDNTTESLDCRYFGFVPKDHIIGWPILRIWPFERFGPIQQRY
- a CDS encoding PQQ-binding-like beta-propeller repeat protein, producing MRKGMIILVLIFLISFSLAVQLMTVEENFVSVVEIEGESLKSTLDLVLPFTPMKGVVLSDKAYFVTTTGIVEYDLKRKKIDRELKIRAENLKWEDEKLVVLSKKKVLIVDPITFDYETIDLQEDPTDVERFEDYWIVSHGRYISLIRNDEEYWKIESNSDIIGISVNKGKKSLSGITKGGTLFIVDLENPLTPKVVYFTDIEELREVEWLGDFLFVFSRNKILVMSTIKLNSLKVVKEYTLSSMVSSIVKTDDSLFFTAGTTLYRVDVSLLMKKLGVARKIFLVSAPSSKLTVPGELLWKIDLDSEVRAPVTVGDGFIVLADVEGLVHVLSISGKKLWSYKTGFVITAPPRVFMGRVYVTSWDDHLYALSLSGHLLWKVRLDADVSKSFEVNSQGVYVSTDGGEAYLIDHESNILWQFKDDDWISTGIAVDDRGTVYFGTSRSLYSLYPNGTVRWKTDIGYLLTTRPVVIEDYVFVGSNSGWLFCVDRSTGGVIWKEKFPLTLNTELFAHGKHLVMNTEEGVYIVDLQGGVNKIISAVSPSPVVVSKEGYLFFVSNGILYSYTFDGQKRWEERVGETNSAPALGEERVVVATREGIVYCFFDKVYSQ
- the truA gene encoding tRNA pseudouridine(38-40) synthase TruA; translation: MKRVAAVIEYDGSNFFGFQGQPDVRTVQGIIEDALERIFKQRVYTQAAGRTDAGVHANGQLIAFNCPNDRMSTEDIKNAMNANLPDDVYVKKVFEVPKNFHPRFDVTKRIYHYFIDTSKERNVFSRKYVWWFPYELDLNAMRKAAKYLEGTHDFTSFKTGSDERDPVRTIYRIRILKLKRNIVLIRVEGRSFLRRMVRNIVAALVKVGLGHWKPEKMKEVLEARDRSAAAGTAPAHGLYFYKVLF
- a CDS encoding TlyA family RNA methyltransferase, whose product is MADKKRLDQIVLEKGLVESREKAKALILAGKVLVNGERVTKASKIFSEDVHVELVEEQKYVSRGGYKLESAFESFKIDVSGKVACDIGASTGGFTDFLLKNGVKKVYAVDVGYGQLHWKLRNDPRVVVMEKVNARYLKKEDLGEAVDLVTCDVSFISIKKILPAIYDILKESGEAILLVKPQFEAPRKFVKKGIVRDPKVHEKVLEDVQKSLMENGFSVKGCCFSKLKGAEGNIEYFFWVRKDGEQSDIDLQKVVKEAWEFFGEMKR
- the secA gene encoding preprotein translocase subunit SecA, with translation MFLFDKNKRILKKYSKMVEKINHLDESMRSKSNEELIALSKELKEKINSLEDADKNLLEAFALVREVARRTVGMRPFDVQVMGGIALHEGKVAEMKTGEGKTLAATMPIYLNALIGKGVHLVTVNDYLARRDALWMGPIYLFLGLRVGVINSLGKSYEVVWKNPDLAEKAIKENWSVWPENFNGEVLDDEHKNIEATEAFQVELKEITRKEAYLCDVTYGTNNEFGFDYLRDNLVLDYNDKVQRGHFYAIVDEADSVLIDEARTPLIISGPSKESPSTYRKFAQIAKKFVKDKDFTVDEKARTIILTEEGIAKAERIIGVDNLYEPGNVSLLYHLINALKALHLFKKDVDYVVMNGEVIIVDEFTGRLLPGRRYSGGLHQAIEAKEGVPIKEESITYATITFQNYFRMYEKLAGMTGTAKTEENEFVQVYGMEVVVIPTHKPMIRKDHDDLVFRTQREKYEKIVEEIEKRYKKGQPVLVGTTSIEKSELLSSMLKKKGIPHQVLNAKHHEKEAEIVAKAGQKGMVTIATNMAGRGTDIKLGPGVAELGGLCVIGTERHESRRIDNQLRGRSGRQGDPGESIFFLSLEDDLLRIFGGEQIGKVMNILKIEEGQPIQHPMLSKLIENIQKKVEGINFSIRKTLMEMDEVLDKQRSAIYSLRDQILLEEDYDEYLRQIFEDVVSTRVEEFCSGKNWDLEGLKNSLSFFPKGLLDFEGKRFTSSEEVYDYLLNRMWDEYQRKKHEIGEEYKRVIKFLMLRIIDEHWRRYLEEVEHVKEAVQLRSYGQKDPIVEFKKETYFMFDEMMRRINDTIANYVLRVVKVSEKDEKEAKEELGKIRLVHEEFNLVNRAMRRAYEKKKKSGTHGLGKIRVKR